A genomic region of Arachis stenosperma cultivar V10309 chromosome 9, arast.V10309.gnm1.PFL2, whole genome shotgun sequence contains the following coding sequences:
- the LOC130950420 gene encoding beta-fructofuranosidase, cell wall isozyme-like: MRYKGLYHLFYQYNPKGAVWGNIVWAHSVSKDLVNWTPLNIAIYPSQPSDINGCWSGSATILPGGKPVILYTGIDPNNQQVQNLAYPKDLSDPYLKEWVKSQKNPLMAPTIANKINASSFRDPTTAWLGKDGHWRVLVGNKRGKIGQALLYRSKDFVNWVKAKHPLHSSKYTGMWECPDFFPVLKKGILGIETSVNDDNVRHVLKASVDDRKHDYYLIGSYNATKDNFIPDKDFDQNIETVLRYDYGKYYASKTFFDDGNKRRVLLGWVNESSSVADDIKKGWSGIHAIPRAIWLHESGKQLVQWPVVEIEKLRENPVNWNTKVLKGGQLLQVNDITAAQADVEISFEINKIGDAEELNSWVDPQILCSQKGSSVRSGLGPFGLIVLASKGLQEYTSVFFRIFKYQNENLVLFCSDQSRASLNKDNDLTTYGTFVDVDPLHEKLSLRSLIDHSVVESFGGDGKACVTARVYPTLAINDEAQLYAFNNGTSSVKIKSLSAWSMKKAQINGN, from the exons ATGAGATATAAGGGATTGTACCATCTATTTTATCAATACAACCCTAAAGGTGCAGTTTGGGGAAACATTGTATGGGCTCACTCTGTATCAAAAGATCTCGTTAATTGGACCCCACTTAATATTGCCATCTATCCATCTCAGCCGTCCGATATAAATGGTTGTTGGTCAGGATCAGCTACAATACTCCCTGGGGGCAAACCTGTCATTTTGTACACCGGAATTGATCCAAACAATCAACAAGTTCAAAACTTGGCCTACCCCAAAGACTTATCTGATCCATATCTTAAAGAATGGGTGAAATCCCAGAAAAACCCTTTGATGGCACCAACTATTGCCAACAAGATCAATGCAAGTTCATTTAGGGACCCCACCACAGCATGGCTAGGAAAAGATGGACATTGGAGGGTATTAGTTGGAAACAAGAGGGGCAAAATTGGGCAAGCACTTTTATATAGGAGCAAAGATTTTGTTAATTGGGTTAAAGCCAAACACCCTTTACATTCATCTAAGTATACTGGAATGTGGGAATGTCCTGATTTTTTCCCTGTTTTGAAAAAGGGCATTTTGGGAATAGAAACTTCTGTGAATGATGATAATGTTAGGCACGTGCTTAAGGCTAGTGTGGATGATAGGAAACATGATTACTATTTGATTGGGAGTTATAATGCTACCAAGGATAACTTTATCCCGGATAAGGATTTTGATCAGAATATTGAAACCGTGTTAAGGTATGATTATGGAAAATACTATGCATCAAAAACTTTCTTTGATGATGGGAATAAGAGAAGGGTGTTGCTTGGTTGGGTCAACGAATCATCAAGTGTTGCTGATGATATCAAGAAAGGATGGTCTGGAATCCAT GCAATACCAAGGGCTATCTGGCTTCATGAGTCAGGTAAGCAATTAGTGCAATGGCCTGTAGTAGAAATTGAGAAGCTGAGAGAAAACCCAGTCAACTGGAACACCAAAGTCCTCAAAGGTGGTCAACTGCTTCAAGTTAATGACATCACAGCAGCACAG GCTGACGTTGAAATTTCATTTGAGATAAATAAGATTGGCGATGCTGAAGAATTGAACTCTTGGGTAGACCCCCAAATTCTGTGTAGCCAGAAGGGTTCTTCTGTTAGAAGTGGATTGGGACCCTTTGGCCTAATAGTTTTGGCTTCAAAGGGATTGCAAGAGTACACTTCAGTGTTCTTCAGAATATTCAAATACCAAAACGAAAATTTGGTTCTCTTTTGCAGTGACCAAAGCAG GGCTTCCTTGAACAAAGACaacgatctcaccacttatggaACTTTTGTGGATGTGGATCCTCTTCATGAGAAGTTGTCATTGAGAAGCTTG ATTGATCACTCTGTTGTGGAGAGTTTTGGAGGAGACGGAAAGGCTTGCGTCACTGCCAGAGTTTATCCCACACTGGCAATAAATGATGAGGCACAACTATATGCCTTCAATAATGGAACTTCTAGTGTTAAGATCAAAAGTTTGAGTGCTTGGAGCATGAAGAAAGCACAAATCAATGGAAACTAA
- the LOC130950418 gene encoding uncharacterized protein LOC130950418, producing the protein MAVALHRLTSQSHRLPSLSSFLAKSLIARSSATTSTSSSTSSSKKVSDRIVRLSAIDFEGKKHEILGLSGHTLLKALTNSGLIDPASHRLEEIDACSAECEVNIAQEWLDKLPLRSYEEEYVLKRNSRARVLNKHSRLACQLTLNHDLQGMVVAVPEPKPWDTN; encoded by the coding sequence ATGGCAGTGGCTCTCCACCGTCTTACCTCCCAATCCCACCGTCTTccatctctctcctccttcctcGCCAAATCTCTAATCGCCCGATCCTCCGCCACCACCTCCACCTCCTCCTCAACTTCCTCCTCAAAGAAGGTCTCCGACCGCATCGTGCGCCTCTCAGCAATCGACTTCGAGGGCAAGAAGCACGAAATTCTGGGCCTTTCAGGGCACACCCTCCTTAAAGCCCTAACCAACTCGGGCCTTATCGACCCAGCCTCCCACCGTCTGGAAGAGATCGACGCCTGCTCCGCTGAATGCGAGGTTAACATCGCCCAAGAATGGCTCGACAAGCTCCCTCTACGTTCCTACGAAGAAGAGTACGTTCTCAAGCGCAATTCGAGGGCTAGGGTTCTCAACAAGCACTCCAGGCTCGCCTGCCAGCTCACTCTCAACCATGACCTTCAAGGTATGGTGGTCGCCGTCCCCGAACCCAAACCCTGGGACACTAactaa
- the LOC130948979 gene encoding uncharacterized protein LOC130948979, with protein sequence MEIHEAKFLCSYGDEIKPCGCINKLAYVGGTNKLLYVDRGIDFRAMVAEISSLFDGACNGDYCFKYQVPGSDDLNALVSVTNDRDLHNMMLVFDQLYRDSPRFARMRLFLFPNPNKPLDSVKPNSNRLSSYLWKHEVFISFRGKGPLTGFMFEVYYKIEINLWRKL encoded by the coding sequence ATGGAGATCCACGAAGCAAAGTTTCTCTGCAGCTATGGCGACGAGATCAAGCCCTGCGGGTGCATCAATAAGCTCGCCTACGTCGGTGGCACCAATAAGCTTCTTTATGTTGACCGTGGAATTGACTTCAGAGCCATGGTTGCCGAAATCTCCAGCCTCTTTGACGGCGCCTGCAACGGCGATTACTGCTTCAAATACCAAGTCCCCGGCAGCGATGATCTCAATGCTCTCGTCTCCGTCACCAACGACAGAGACCTCCACAACATGATGCTCGTGTTCGATCAACTCTACCGCGATTCCCCTAGATTCGCCCGCATGAGACTCTTCCTCTTCCCAAACCCTAACAAACCTCTCGATTCGGTTAAGCCAAACTCTAATAGGCTATCTTCGTATCTTTGGAAGCATGAAGTGTTTATCAGCTTTAGAGGGAAGGGCCCTCTTACCGGATTCATGTTTGAAGTTTATTATAagattgaaattaatttatgGCGGAAGCTTTAG